A region from the Sphaerodactylus townsendi isolate TG3544 linkage group LG01, MPM_Stown_v2.3, whole genome shotgun sequence genome encodes:
- the LOC125426581 gene encoding formin-like protein 5: MGHEKRGSLRPRKEGGHRRRQESQREVLSVAPGGLAGTNRPGVALTEAAVGKRPRSARHSWMSAGERASSLPVQRQSTLARQRQTGRVRDRACRRGGGCSAPSPAPSGPPRVTCQPARPATPAAAPVAGPARPGRRRRRREGGSLASPPPPPLLTSLAAEAEDEEEEEAAAQVPPRLPAAGALHMLSGAPGSCSPLAGAAFSRAPPPPWLQLRRSGRWSPPTGEPSTAPPGRRLSFPAARPCFASGAPRAPPRPGALPLPREAQAARPRWLLAGRARGPLLAVGAGPLPPAPGTFAAVQAETYHALASHSCASQAAEGGGAAIL; encoded by the exons ATGGGGCACGAAAAACGAGGAAGTCTTCGCCCACGGAAGGAAGGTGGCCACAGGAGGCGACAGGAGAGCCAGAGGGAGGTCTTGTCTGTGGCCCCAGGAGGTCTGGCCGGAACCAACAG GCCGGGCGTGGCTCTGACAGAAGCTGCCGTCGGGAAGCGCCCCAGGAGCGCCCGGCATTCCTGGATGTCTGCTGGGGAGAGGGCGTCGAGCCTGCCTGTGCAGAGGCAGTCCACCTTGGCACGCCAGCGCCAGACAGGGAGGGTGCGGGACCGGGCGTGCCGGAGAGGCGGGGGCTGCAGCGCTCCATCCCCGGCGCCCTCGGGGCCTCCGCGCGTCACGTGCCAGCCAGCACGCCCCGCCACTCCAGCGGCCGCCCCAGTcgccggcccggcccggcccggaaggaggaggaggaggagggaaggcggGAGCCTcgcctcgccgccgccgccgcccctgcTGACATCACTCGCCGCGGAGgcggaggacgaggaggaggaggaggcggccgcCCAGg TCCCGCCGCGCCTGCCGGCTGCgggcgctctgcacatgctctcggGCGCCCCCGGCTCTTGCTCGCCTCTCGCCGGGGCAGCCTTCTCCCGAGCGCCCCCGCCGCCCTGGCTCCAGCTCCGGCGCAGCGGGCGATGGAGCCCCCCGACGGGCGAGCCCTCGACGGCGCCTCCCGGGCGACGCCTCAGCTTCCCCGCCGCCCGGCCCTGCTTCGCCTCGGGCGCCCCACGCGCTCCTCCCCGGCCGGGCGCACTGCCCCTGCCCAGGGAAGCTCAGGCGGCGCGGCCCCGGTGGCTCCTGGCAGGGCGTGCCCGCGGGCCTCTCCTGGCCGTCggggctggcccccttcctccggCGCCCGGGACTTTCGCAGCCGTCCAGGCGGAGACTTATCACGCGCTGGCCTCGCATTCCTGCGCGTCCCaggcggcggagggggggggggcggcgatcCTTTAG